In Feifania hominis, the following are encoded in one genomic region:
- a CDS encoding ABC transporter ATP-binding protein (Members of the family are the ATP-binding subunit of ABC transporters for substrates such as betaine, L-proline or other amino acids, choline, carnitine, etc. The substrate specificity is best determined from the substrate-binding subunit, rather than this subunit, as it interacts with the permease subunit and not with substrate directly.) encodes MIELQHVSKAYKGKQVLSGIDLLIHTGELMVLIGSSGCGKTTLLKMINKLNAIDSGDILIDGVSVKKISDTRLRRQIGYVVQEGGLFAHLTVEENISLVLKITGVPKADHAARVSELLEMVNLNPEEYRGLFPCQLSGGQRQRVGVARAFAANPDIILMDEPFSALDPVTRAELQDEVAGLQKQFKKTIVFVTHDMDEAVKLANRICIIQNGRIVQCDSPEMVLKQPANSYVEEFVGKNRIWGNPEYIKARDIMKKNPVCISRTRSVLQALQTMNHYVIDSVLVTENKKLEGVVWLEDLREFQDYRAPVSEFLSNDFVTVHEDTTLQKIIDTIDYNASGIIPVVDEDNHVTGYLTKSSLLATLSKRYESPDATQERSAVL; translated from the coding sequence ATGATAGAATTACAGCATGTATCAAAGGCCTACAAGGGCAAGCAGGTGCTCAGCGGCATCGATTTGCTCATTCATACAGGGGAGCTGATGGTTCTCATCGGGTCGAGTGGCTGCGGCAAGACAACGCTGCTCAAGATGATCAACAAGCTCAACGCCATCGACAGCGGAGACATTCTCATCGACGGCGTGTCGGTCAAAAAAATCAGCGACACCAGACTGCGCCGTCAGATTGGCTATGTCGTACAGGAGGGGGGACTCTTTGCCCATCTGACTGTTGAGGAGAACATCAGTCTGGTGCTCAAGATTACGGGCGTGCCAAAAGCCGATCACGCCGCGCGGGTGAGTGAGCTGCTCGAAATGGTCAATTTGAACCCCGAGGAGTACCGTGGTCTCTTTCCGTGCCAGCTCTCGGGCGGGCAGCGCCAGCGTGTGGGTGTGGCGCGGGCCTTTGCGGCAAACCCCGACATCATTCTCATGGACGAACCGTTTTCGGCTCTCGATCCCGTGACGCGGGCCGAACTTCAGGACGAAGTGGCCGGGCTTCAAAAACAGTTTAAGAAGACCATTGTCTTTGTCACTCACGATATGGATGAGGCGGTCAAGCTTGCAAACCGTATCTGCATCATTCAAAACGGGCGCATCGTACAGTGTGACAGCCCGGAGATGGTGCTCAAACAGCCTGCCAACAGCTACGTCGAGGAGTTTGTCGGTAAGAATCGCATCTGGGGAAACCCCGAGTATATCAAAGCACGCGATATCATGAAGAAGAATCCCGTTTGCATCTCACGCACCCGCTCGGTGCTCCAGGCGCTGCAGACCATGAATCACTATGTCATCGACAGCGTTCTGGTCACCGAGAACAAAAAGCTCGAGGGTGTTGTGTGGCTGGAAGATCTCCGGGAATTTCAGGACTATCGGGCGCCGGTGTCAGAGTTCCTCTCGAACGACTTTGTCACCGTGCATGAGGACACGACGCTCCAGAAGATCATCGACACCATCGACTACAACGCCTCCGGCATCATACCAGTGGTGGATGAGGACAACCACGTGACGGGCTACCTGACCAAGAGCAGCCTGCTTGCAACGCTGAGCAAGCGCTATGAGAGCCCCGACGCCACACAGGAGAGGAGCGCGGTACTATGA
- a CDS encoding ABC transporter permease/substrate-binding protein translates to MSGFWQMFLDRWQELLELLLEHLNMTSLAVLLSLAIGVPLGLLITKSRPVASAVIGVANVMQSIPSIALLAFLVPFIGIGQKPAIIMVVLYALLPIIKNTYTGITSIDPKVMESAAGIGLTRMQQLFRVQLPMAAPFIMAGVRISAVTAVGTVTIAAFAGARGLGWFINLGLNANDPNLVLLGAIPASILALLVDFVLSKLERAITPEGLKPPDRIVQLSRARRVGRSATALALALLMFVVPVGASFAKTLHREEHTIVVGSTNFTEAIILGYLYSELISENTDIAVEEKFNLNGSPLAFAAIERGDIDMFTDYTGVISPILLKQPMETDTQKVYDTVVRLMADEHDIEVSKPLGFSNEYVISASPEAAEKYGLETLSDLIEAAGQLRFGCTTAFTQREDLLPKMEEDFGIEFKSVTGLEGNIRYQAISSGEVDVTDAFSTDAMTVKVDLVPLRDDLSFFPPYQAVNLVREDVFEQYPQLRELLAKLEGAITTREMAQMNYAVDVDGENPRNVAREYLKSKGLID, encoded by the coding sequence ATGAGTGGGTTCTGGCAGATGTTTCTCGACCGCTGGCAGGAGCTCTTGGAGCTGCTGCTCGAGCACTTGAATATGACGTCTCTGGCGGTGCTGCTGTCACTGGCAATCGGTGTGCCGCTCGGGCTACTCATCACCAAAAGCCGGCCAGTGGCAAGCGCAGTCATCGGTGTGGCCAACGTCATGCAGTCCATTCCGAGCATCGCATTGCTCGCATTTCTGGTGCCATTTATCGGCATTGGGCAAAAGCCGGCAATCATCATGGTGGTTCTCTATGCGCTGCTGCCGATCATCAAAAACACTTATACCGGCATCACCAGTATTGACCCAAAAGTCATGGAGTCAGCGGCAGGCATCGGCCTGACCAGAATGCAGCAACTCTTTCGTGTCCAACTGCCCATGGCGGCGCCCTTTATCATGGCGGGTGTGCGCATCTCGGCTGTGACAGCGGTGGGTACTGTGACCATTGCGGCATTTGCCGGCGCGCGGGGCCTGGGCTGGTTTATCAACCTCGGTCTCAATGCCAACGACCCAAACCTGGTGCTGCTCGGTGCAATACCGGCATCCATTCTGGCACTACTGGTGGACTTTGTACTCTCAAAGTTGGAGAGGGCCATCACACCCGAGGGGCTCAAACCTCCGGACCGGATTGTGCAACTCAGCCGGGCCAGGCGTGTAGGCCGCTCGGCAACCGCCCTTGCCCTGGCGCTTTTGATGTTTGTCGTGCCGGTGGGAGCTTCCTTTGCGAAGACACTCCACCGTGAGGAGCATACGATTGTGGTGGGCAGCACGAATTTTACCGAGGCGATCATACTCGGCTATCTCTACAGCGAGCTGATCAGCGAGAACACTGATATCGCCGTGGAGGAGAAGTTCAACCTCAACGGTTCGCCGCTTGCCTTTGCCGCCATCGAGCGCGGTGACATAGACATGTTCACCGACTACACAGGCGTCATTTCTCCCATCTTGCTCAAGCAGCCGATGGAAACCGACACACAGAAAGTCTATGACACGGTGGTTCGACTGATGGCAGATGAACACGATATTGAGGTCTCAAAGCCTCTGGGCTTCAGCAACGAGTACGTCATCAGCGCAAGCCCCGAGGCCGCTGAAAAGTATGGCCTTGAGACGCTCTCCGACCTAATTGAGGCTGCGGGACAGCTGCGCTTCGGCTGCACGACGGCGTTCACCCAGCGTGAGGATCTGCTGCCCAAGATGGAGGAGGATTTCGGCATCGAGTTCAAGTCGGTTACGGGACTCGAGGGCAACATCCGCTACCAGGCCATCTCATCAGGCGAGGTGGATGTCACCGATGCTTTCTCGACTGACGCTATGACCGTCAAGGTGGATCTGGTGCCGCTGCGAGACGATCTGTCGTTCTTTCCGCCCTATCAGGCAGTGAATCTGGTGCGCGAGGATGTGTTTGAGCAGTACCCACAGCTGCGAGAGCTTTTAGCCAAGCTTGAGGGAGCAATCACCACACGGGAAATGGCCCAGATGAACTATGCTGTCGATGTCGACGGTGAGAACCCCCGCAACGTGGCGCGCGAGTATCTCAAGAGCAAGGGCCTGATTGACTGA